The Streptomyces hundungensis genome contains the following window.
CCTCGCGGTGGAGGGGTACGAGGTCAGGGGCGCCCGGGACGGGCTCGCGGCGCTCTCCGAGGTGGCGGCCTGGCGGCCGGACGTGATCGTCCTGGATGTGATGATGCCGGTCCTCGACGGTCTGGGGGTGTGCCGCCAGTTGCGGGCGATGGGCGACCGCACCCCGGTGCTGGTGCTCACCGCGCTCGACTCGGTGAGCGAGCGGGTGGACGGCCTGGAGGCGGGCGCGGACGACTATCTGGTCAAGCCCTTCGCCCTGGACGAACTCATCGCCCGCGTACGGGCGTTGCTGCGCCGGGCGGCCCCCGATCCGGCCGAGCCGCAGGAGCTGCGCTACGCCGATCTGGTGGTGGACCCGGTCGCCCACACCGCCCGCCGGGGCGAGCGCGGAATCGACTTCACGCGCACCGAGTTCGCCCTCCTTGAACTGCTCATGCGCAACCCGGGCCAGGTCCTGCCGAGGGAGCTGATCCACGAACTGGTCTGGGGACGCGACTTCGGTCCGGACTCCAACTCCCTTGCCGTGTACGTCGGTTACCTGCGCCGAAAACTGGAGGCGGCGGGCGAGCCGCGGCTGGTCCACACGGTGCACGGGGTCGGCTACCGGCTGGACACGGCGTGAGCGCGCGGCGGCGGCTCGGGGTGCGTTGGCGCCGGCACCGGCCGCTGCGCACTCGGCTCGCGCTGGCCGCGTCGGCCGCGGTCGCGCTGGTCGCGGTCGGGGTGTGCGCGGGGGCGTTCTTCGTGATCCGCTTCGAGCTGTACCACCAGCTCGACCTGAACCTGACCCAGTCCGCGACGCTGGCCATCCAGCAGAACCGGGGCGCGGCGCCCGGGGTGCTCGCCGGGGAGTGCCGCTATCTGTCGGCGCCGGCCTGCGCGCAGGTCGTCCCCGCCGACCCGGCGAAGGATCCCGCCAAGCCCTATCTGCTGCCGGTGAGTCCGCCCGTGCGCGAGGTCGCCACGGGTGAGCGCAGGCCGTACTCCACCAACATCACCCTGCCCGGCGGCGAGCCCGCCCGGATGCTCACCACCACCTTCGGCGGCAGCGGCAAGTCGCTCCAGGTCGCGCTGCGTTCGGACACGGTACGCGACGGGGTGGCCCAGGCGGCCTGGCTGCTGAGCGGGGTCGGGGCGGCCGGGGTGCTGCTCGCGGCCGGGCTCGGGTACGGGGTGTCGCGTACGGGCCTCGCCCCCGTGGCCCGTCTCACCGCGACCGCCGAACACATCGCGGCCACCCGCGACCCGAGCCACCGCATCGAGCTGCCGCCGGGGCCGCCGCACCGGGAGGACGAGGTGACCCGGCTCGCGGCGTCCTTCAACACGATGCTGGGCGAGCTGGAGCAGTCGGTGACGGCCCAGCGGCGGCTCGTCGCCGACGCCTCCCACGAGCTGCGGACGCCGCTGACGGCGCTGCGCACCAACGCCGAACTGCTGGCGCGTGCGGACCGGTTGACGGCTGCGCAGCGCGAGCGGGCCTCGGCGGCGCTCGGCCGTCAGATCAGGGAGGTGTCGGTTCTGGTCAACGACCTCATCGACCTCGCGCGGGACGAGGAGCCCACGCCGCTCCTGGAGGAGGTCCGGCTCGCTCCGCTGCTCGCGCACACCGTGGACACGGCGCGGGCGCACTGGCCGGCGACGCCGTTCCGTCTGGACCTCGTCGACGCCTCGGTGACCCTGCCCGGCGTACCGGCCCGGCTCGCCCGGCTGATCTCCAACCTCCTGGACAACGCGGCGAAGTTCAGCCCGCCGGGGGCGCCGGTGGAAGTCGTCCTGTCGGGCTCGGAGTTGACGGTACGGGACCACGGTCCCGGCATCGCGGAGGCCGACCTTCCTCATGTCTTCGACCGGTTCTACCGGGCGGAGCGGGCGCGGGCGCTGCCGGGGTCGGGGCTGGGGCTTGCGATGGCTCGGCAGATTGCGCGGGCGCATGGGGCGGAGGTGTCGGCGCATGGGGCGCCGGGGGGTGGGGCGCTGTTCCGGGTGACCCTGCCGGGCGCTCCCCCACCCACCCGCCCATAGGCACGGGGTGGGGGCCCGACCCCCTGGGGCTCCGCCCCAGACCCCGTTCGCGCCTTAAGGGCGCTCGTCCTCAATCGCCGGACGGGCTGAGGTTGCCCATGCTGGCCCGCACCGAGTAGTTAGGGGCGCGGGGAACTGCGCGAGAAGCGAGCACGGTCCGCAGACCGAAGGGCCTTTAGGGGCGCGGGGAACTGCGCGACCAGCCACACACGGCCCGCAGACGAAAACGGGTTTTTGGGGGCGGGGTTAGAAGCCGGGGGGCTCTGTGTAGGTGCCCCACTCCTCGCGGAGCACCCCGCAGATCTCCCCCAACGTCGCCTCCGCCCGCACCGCCTCCAGCATCGGCACGATCATGTTCGAGCCATCCCGCGCGGCAGCCAGCATCGCCTCCAGCGCCGCCGTCACCGCCGCGTCGTCACGGCGGGACTTGCGGTCGGCGAGCGCGCGTACCTGCTCGCGCTCCACCTCGTGGCTGACCCGCAGGATCTCCAGGTCCCCGGTGACGGACCCGTGGTGGCAGTTGACGCCCACCACCCGCTTGTCGCCCTTCTCCAGGGACTGCTGGTAGCGGAAGGCCGACTCGGCGATCTCCCCGGTGAACCAGCCGTCCTCGATGCCGCGCAGGATGCCCGAGGTGATGGGGCCGATGGGGTGCTGCCCGTCGGGGTGCGCCCGGGTGCCGCGCTCCCGGATCTGGTCGAAGATCTTCTCCGCGTCCGCCTCGATGCGGTCGGTGAGCTGCTCGACGTACCAGGAACCGCCCAGCGGGTCGGCGACGTTGGCGACGCCGGTCTCCTCCATCAGCACCTGCTGCGTGCGCAGCGCGATCTCCGCGGCCTGCTCGCTCGGCAGCGCCAGGGTCTCGTCCAGGGCGTTGGTGTGGAGGGAGTTGGTGCCGCCGAGCACGGCGGCGAGCGCCTCGACCGCGGTGCGTACGACGTTGTTGTACGGCTGCTGCGCGGTCAGCGACACCCCGGCCGTCTGGGTGTGGAAGCGCAGCCACTGCGCCTTGTCGGACTCGGCGCCGTACACCTCCTTCATCCAGCGGGCCCAAATGCGGCGCGCCGCACGGAACTTGGCGATCTCCTCGAAGAAGTCGACGTGCGCGTCGAAGAAGAAGGAGAGGCCGGGCGCGAAGACGTCCACGTCCAGGCCGCGGCTGAGCCCGAGCTCGACGTAGCCGAAACCGTCGGCCAGCGTGTACGCCAGCTCCTGCGCGGCCGTCGCCCCGGCCTCGCGGATGTGGTAGCCGGAGACGGAGAGCGGCTTGTACGCGGGGATGCCCTTGGCGCAGTGCTCCATCAGGTCGCCGATGAGGCGCAGATGGGGCTCCGGCTGGAAGAGCCACTCCTTCTGCGCGATGTACTCCTTGAAGATGTCCGTCTGGAGCGTGCCGTTGAGCACGCCCGGGTCGACGCCCTGCCGCTCGGCGGCGACCAGGTACATGCAGAAGACGGGCACGGCCGGCCCGCTGATGGTCATGGACGTGGTGACGTCGCCGAGCGGGATGTCCTGGAACAGGACCTCCATGTCGGCGGCCGAGTCGATGGCCACGCCGCAGTGGCCGACCTCGCCCAGCGAGCGGGGGTCGTCGGAGTCGCGGCCCATGAGCGTCGGCATGTCGAAGGCGACGCTCAGGCCGCCGCCACCGGCGGCCAGGATCATCTTGTAGCGCTCGTTGGTCTGCTCGGCGTTGCCGAACCCGGCGAACTGCCGGATCGTCCAGGTGCGCCCCCGGTAGCCGGTCGGGTACAGGCCGCGGGTGAAGGGGTACTCGCCGGGCCAGCCGATCCGCTCGAACCCGTCATAGGTGTCGCCGGGCCGGGGCCCGTACGCGGGGTCGACGGGGTCCCCGGAGAGGGTGGTGAAGTCCGCGTCGCGCTTGCGGGCCTTGTCGTAACGGGCCTGCCAGCGGCGGCGGCCTTCCTCGATCGCGTCAGCGTCCATGGCTCAAATTTACTTGGACGTCCTAGTAAATGTCGATGGCCGACCGCCACGCGTTCTGCTCGCGCGGCGGTGGGGTGCCGTGCCGCTGCGGCGGGGCGGGGTGGGGCGGGGGCGGAGGTCAGGCGCCGGCGCCGGCCGGGACGGTGTCCACGACCTTCGGCTCCAGCTCCTTGGAGACCTTGCGCTCCACGAAGAACGCGGCGGTGGGGATCGTGCCGGCGATCAGCACCCACAGCTGCT
Protein-coding sequences here:
- a CDS encoding response regulator transcription factor, yielding MSTTRAVRILVVDDEPEVRAAVEDGLAVEGYEVRGARDGLAALSEVAAWRPDVIVLDVMMPVLDGLGVCRQLRAMGDRTPVLVLTALDSVSERVDGLEAGADDYLVKPFALDELIARVRALLRRAAPDPAEPQELRYADLVVDPVAHTARRGERGIDFTRTEFALLELLMRNPGQVLPRELIHELVWGRDFGPDSNSLAVYVGYLRRKLEAAGEPRLVHTVHGVGYRLDTA
- a CDS encoding sensor histidine kinase → MSARRRLGVRWRRHRPLRTRLALAASAAVALVAVGVCAGAFFVIRFELYHQLDLNLTQSATLAIQQNRGAAPGVLAGECRYLSAPACAQVVPADPAKDPAKPYLLPVSPPVREVATGERRPYSTNITLPGGEPARMLTTTFGGSGKSLQVALRSDTVRDGVAQAAWLLSGVGAAGVLLAAGLGYGVSRTGLAPVARLTATAEHIAATRDPSHRIELPPGPPHREDEVTRLAASFNTMLGELEQSVTAQRRLVADASHELRTPLTALRTNAELLARADRLTAAQRERASAALGRQIREVSVLVNDLIDLARDEEPTPLLEEVRLAPLLAHTVDTARAHWPATPFRLDLVDASVTLPGVPARLARLISNLLDNAAKFSPPGAPVEVVLSGSELTVRDHGPGIAEADLPHVFDRFYRAERARALPGSGLGLAMARQIARAHGAEVSAHGAPGGGALFRVTLPGAPPPTRP
- a CDS encoding acyl-CoA mutase large subunit family protein, with product MDADAIEEGRRRWQARYDKARKRDADFTTLSGDPVDPAYGPRPGDTYDGFERIGWPGEYPFTRGLYPTGYRGRTWTIRQFAGFGNAEQTNERYKMILAAGGGGLSVAFDMPTLMGRDSDDPRSLGEVGHCGVAIDSAADMEVLFQDIPLGDVTTSMTISGPAVPVFCMYLVAAERQGVDPGVLNGTLQTDIFKEYIAQKEWLFQPEPHLRLIGDLMEHCAKGIPAYKPLSVSGYHIREAGATAAQELAYTLADGFGYVELGLSRGLDVDVFAPGLSFFFDAHVDFFEEIAKFRAARRIWARWMKEVYGAESDKAQWLRFHTQTAGVSLTAQQPYNNVVRTAVEALAAVLGGTNSLHTNALDETLALPSEQAAEIALRTQQVLMEETGVANVADPLGGSWYVEQLTDRIEADAEKIFDQIRERGTRAHPDGQHPIGPITSGILRGIEDGWFTGEIAESAFRYQQSLEKGDKRVVGVNCHHGSVTGDLEILRVSHEVEREQVRALADRKSRRDDAAVTAALEAMLAAARDGSNMIVPMLEAVRAEATLGEICGVLREEWGTYTEPPGF